Proteins encoded together in one Larus michahellis chromosome 4, bLarMic1.1, whole genome shotgun sequence window:
- the INAFM2 gene encoding putative transmembrane protein INAFM2, whose protein sequence is MKEKEAGAERGKPATYTGDKKARMAAKTNKKWVRLATVLAYVLSVSLAAIVLAVYYSLIWQPVRSGGGGSPGPGPATATPPPHAAPLPGPAAGPAQEPPTGPGPGLARTDRPDAPPPPPGARGSP, encoded by the coding sequence ATGAAGGAGAAGGaggcgggggcggagcggggcaaGCCCGCCACATACACTGGGGACAAGAAGGCGCGCATGGCGGCCAAGACCAACAAGAAGTGGGTGCGCCTGGCCACTGTGCTGGCCTACGTCCTCTCCGTCTCGCTGGCCGCCATCGTCCTCGCCGTCTACTACAGCCTCATCTGGCAGCCGGtgcgcagcggcggcggcggctcccccgggcccggccccgccaccgccaccccgccgccccacgccgccccgctgccgggcCCTGCGGCCGGACCCGCGCAGGAGCCGCCAACGggccccgggcccggcctcgCCCGGACCGACCGCCCggacgcgccgccgccgccccccggggcgCGGGGCAGCCCCTGA